The Halorhabdus sp. BNX81 genome includes a region encoding these proteins:
- a CDS encoding V-type ATP synthase subunit D, whose product MAQDVKPTRKNLMQIEDRIELSERGHDTLEQKRDGLIMEFMDILDQAQNVRADLEETYDRAQERIDMARAMEGDVAVRGAAAALKEHPEITTQSKNIMGVVVPQIESTKVRKSLDERGYGVLGTSARIDEVAEVYEELLEQIILAAEVETAMKELLDEIETTKRRVNALEFTLLPDLRSSQDYIEQKLEEQEREEIFRMKKIKANKEAEEKAEREAEEDAESATA is encoded by the coding sequence ATGGCCCAGGACGTCAAGCCGACGCGAAAGAACCTCATGCAGATCGAGGATCGAATCGAACTCTCCGAGCGGGGCCACGACACGCTCGAACAGAAGCGTGACGGCCTCATCATGGAGTTCATGGACATCCTCGACCAGGCCCAGAACGTCCGTGCGGACTTAGAGGAGACCTACGACCGCGCCCAAGAGCGCATCGACATGGCGCGGGCGATGGAGGGCGACGTCGCCGTCCGCGGGGCGGCGGCGGCCTTGAAGGAACACCCCGAGATCACCACCCAGTCGAAGAACATCATGGGCGTCGTCGTCCCGCAGATCGAATCGACGAAGGTGCGCAAGAGCCTGGACGAACGCGGGTACGGGGTCCTCGGGACGAGCGCCCGGATCGACGAGGTCGCGGAAGTCTACGAGGAACTCTTAGAACAGATCATCCTCGCTGCCGAGGTCGAGACCGCGATGAAGGAACTGCTCGACGAGATCGAGACCACGAAGCGGCGTGTCAACGCCCTGGAGTTCACGCTGTTGCCCGATCTCAGATCGAGTCAGGACTACATCGAGCAGAAGCTCGAAGAGCAGGAACGCGAGGAGATCTTCCGGATGAAAAAGATCAAGGCCAACAAGGAAGCCGAGGAGAAAGCCGAGCGCGAAGCCGAAGAGGACGCCGAATCCGCCACTGCCTGA
- a CDS encoding Brp/Blh family beta-carotene 15,15'-dioxygenase translates to MQPTTDRGGIDGTVAASLGAFLRWTGWLPLLGLAVVVPLLAPLPEPIRYLPLAASVVVFGLPHGALDYVALPRALSGRVDARGLAIVGVLYAILGGAYLTAWLIVPVPAAVVFIALTWFHWGQGELFVLRDAFGGGHLDDRTQQALTTVVRGGLPMAVPLVGFPDRYLAVLETFVDPFGGSIGSAWLFEPSGQAIVAVGFGLVTVVTLWRGWRLAKANGRRQSDNGGWRLDAAETALLWVFFLLVEPVLAIGAYFCLWHSLRHIVRVGLLDQRTASSLSAGEWLKPAGRLAVEALPTTLAAGGFLWALYVLTPASEGVASAIGVYLVGIAVLTLPHVVIVTWIDREQGFW, encoded by the coding sequence GTGCAACCGACGACCGATAGGGGCGGGATCGACGGGACGGTGGCCGCTAGCCTCGGGGCCTTCCTCCGGTGGACCGGCTGGCTGCCGCTACTCGGGCTCGCCGTCGTCGTCCCACTCCTCGCCCCGCTACCGGAGCCCATCCGGTATCTGCCCCTGGCTGCGAGCGTCGTAGTCTTTGGCCTGCCCCACGGCGCGCTGGACTACGTCGCCCTGCCGCGGGCGCTGTCCGGCCGGGTTGACGCACGGGGACTGGCGATCGTGGGCGTCCTCTATGCAATTCTCGGCGGGGCCTACCTCACGGCGTGGCTGATCGTACCCGTCCCGGCCGCCGTGGTGTTCATCGCGCTGACGTGGTTCCACTGGGGGCAGGGCGAGTTGTTCGTCCTCCGGGACGCCTTCGGCGGCGGCCACCTCGACGATCGCACCCAGCAGGCGCTGACGACGGTGGTCCGCGGCGGGTTGCCGATGGCGGTCCCGCTGGTCGGGTTTCCCGACCGGTATCTGGCCGTCCTCGAAACGTTCGTCGATCCCTTCGGCGGGTCGATCGGGTCGGCGTGGCTGTTCGAGCCGAGCGGGCAAGCGATCGTTGCGGTGGGGTTCGGGCTGGTGACCGTCGTGACGCTGTGGCGCGGGTGGCGGCTGGCGAAGGCGAACGGTCGTCGGCAGAGCGACAACGGCGGCTGGCGACTCGACGCGGCCGAGACGGCACTGCTGTGGGTGTTTTTCCTCCTCGTCGAGCCAGTGCTCGCCATCGGGGCGTACTTCTGTCTGTGGCACTCGCTGCGTCACATCGTCCGGGTTGGGTTGCTGGATCAGCGGACGGCGTCTTCGCTTTCGGCTGGCGAGTGGCTGAAGCCGGCCGGTCGGCTGGCGGTCGAAGCGTTGCCGACGACGCTCGCTGCCGGCGGTTTCCTGTGGGCGCTGTACGTCTTGACGCCGGCGAGCGAGGGAGTCGCGAGCGCGATCGGGGTCTATCTCGTTGGCATCGCCGTCCTGACCCTGCCCCACGTGGTGATCGTCACCTGGATTGACCGTGAGCAAGGGTTCTGGTGA
- a CDS encoding V-type ATP synthase subunit B produces MKEYQTITEVSGPLVFVETDEPIGYDEIVEIEVGDGDTRRGQVLESTSDHVAIQVFESTQGIDRECSVRFLGETMKMPVTEDLLGRVLDGTGRPIDGGPDIVPDDRQDIVGASINPFSREYPREFIQTGISAIDGMNTLVRGQKLPLFSGSGLPHNELALQIARQAEVPEEDDEEESEFAVIFAAMGITAEEANEFMDDFERTGALERSVVFLNLADDPAVERTITPRLALTTAEYLAFEKGYHVLTIMTDMTNYCEALREIGAAREEVPGRRGYPGYMYTDLANLYERAGRIEGVEGSITQIPILTMPSDDDTHPIPDLTGYITEGQIYVDRGLNSQGVRPPIYVPTSLSRLMDEGIGEGLTREDHGDVQSQLYAAYAEAEDLRDLVNIVGREALSERDNKYLDFGDRFESEFVDQGYDTARSIDQTLDIAWDLLSDLPKEELNRIDEEFIETYYDEGSDATVEAAEADD; encoded by the coding sequence ATGAAAGAATACCAGACGATCACCGAAGTCAGTGGGCCGCTCGTGTTCGTCGAGACCGACGAGCCGATCGGGTACGACGAGATCGTCGAGATCGAAGTCGGCGACGGCGACACCCGTCGCGGGCAGGTGCTCGAATCGACCAGCGATCACGTCGCGATCCAGGTCTTCGAGTCCACCCAGGGGATCGACCGGGAGTGCTCGGTCCGGTTCCTGGGCGAGACGATGAAGATGCCCGTCACCGAGGACCTCCTGGGGCGGGTGCTCGACGGGACCGGCCGGCCGATCGACGGCGGCCCCGACATCGTGCCCGACGACCGCCAGGACATCGTCGGCGCGTCGATCAATCCGTTCTCCCGGGAGTATCCCCGGGAGTTCATCCAGACGGGGATTTCCGCCATCGACGGCATGAACACCCTCGTCCGGGGCCAGAAGCTGCCGCTTTTCTCCGGGTCGGGGTTGCCCCACAACGAACTCGCCCTCCAGATCGCGCGCCAGGCCGAAGTGCCTGAAGAGGACGACGAGGAGGAAAGTGAGTTCGCCGTGATCTTCGCCGCGATGGGGATTACCGCCGAGGAGGCCAACGAGTTCATGGACGACTTCGAGCGGACCGGCGCGCTGGAACGCTCGGTCGTCTTCCTCAACCTCGCGGACGACCCCGCGGTCGAGCGGACGATCACGCCGCGGCTGGCGCTCACCACGGCGGAGTACCTGGCCTTCGAGAAGGGGTATCACGTCCTGACGATCATGACGGACATGACCAACTACTGTGAGGCCCTCCGGGAGATCGGGGCCGCCCGCGAGGAGGTTCCGGGTCGCCGGGGCTACCCCGGGTACATGTACACCGACCTGGCGAACCTCTACGAGCGGGCGGGCCGGATCGAGGGCGTCGAGGGGTCGATCACCCAGATCCCGATCCTCACGATGCCCAGCGACGACGACACCCACCCGATCCCGGACCTGACAGGCTACATTACCGAGGGCCAGATCTACGTCGATCGTGGCCTCAACAGCCAGGGCGTCCGGCCGCCGATCTACGTCCCGACCTCGCTGTCGCGGCTCATGGACGAGGGGATCGGCGAGGGGCTGACCCGCGAGGACCACGGCGACGTCCAGTCACAGCTGTATGCGGCCTACGCCGAGGCCGAGGACCTGCGTGACCTCGTGAACATCGTCGGTCGCGAAGCACTCAGCGAGCGTGACAACAAGTATCTGGACTTCGGCGACCGCTTCGAGAGCGAGTTCGTCGACCAGGGCTACGACACCGCCCGGTCGATCGACCAGACCCTTGACATCGCCTGGGATCTGCTCTCGGATCTACCCAAAGAGGAACTCAACCGCATCGACGAGGAGTTCATCGAGACCTACTACGACGAGGGGTCGGACGCGACGGTCGAAGCTGCCGAAGCCGACGACTGA